The Heliomicrobium gestii genomic sequence CCGTCGCTACCTGTCGACCGTCAAGACGGAGCGGGAGTCCGTCGAATACGTGGAGCAGCGCGCCCGCGCCCAGGGCTTTGCGCCCTTTGCGGAAAAGGCGGCCCAGGGGATCCAGGCCGGCGACAAGGTCTATTTCGTCAATCGCAACAAGGCCATCCTGCTCGTCCAGGTCGGCGCGCGCCCCCTGGCCGAGGGGATTTCACTCGTCGGCGCGCACCTGGACACGCCGCGGATCGACCTGAAGCCGAACCCGCTTTATCAGGACGAGAAGATGGCCCTCTTTAAGACCCATTACTACGGGGGCATCAAGAAGTACCAGTGGCTGACCATTCCCTTGGCCCTGCACGGCGTCACCATCCTTCCCGACGGCACAGTCCGCAGGATCAACCTGGGCGAGGCCCCAGAAGACCCCGTCTTCACCATCACCGATCTGTTGCCCCACTTGGCCAAGGAGCAGATGGAGAAAAAGCTCTCCGAGGCCATCGAAGGCGAGGGGCTCAATATCCTCGTCGGCGGTCTGCCGGCAGGCCAGGGAACGGGCGGAGCGGCAGCGGAGAAAGAGGCCAACCGCTTCAAGCAGGCCGTGCTGGAGATCCTGCACCGCCATCTGGCGATGACGGAGGAGGACTTCCTGTCCTCGGAGTGGCAGGCCGTGCCGGCCGGCGCGGCTCGCGACATCGGCTTTGACCGCGCCTTTGTGGGCGGCTACGGCCAGGATGATCGTGTCTGCTGCTACACGGCGGCGGAGGCGCTCTTCGACCGCGCCGGCGGCGGGCGCACCGCGGCGGTGCTCCTGGTGGATAAGGAGGAGACCGGCTCCGACAGCAACACGGGGATGCGGTCGCGCTTTTTTGAAAACGCCCTGTCCGAACTGATCTACGCCGCCACGCCGGGCGGCGATCGCATGCCGCCGGAACTGACCCTCCGGCGCTGCCTCTTCAATACGAAGGCCCTGTCGGCAGATGTGCTGGCGGCGATGGACCCCAATTACGGCGGCGTCCTCGACGAGCGCAACGCCGCGCGGATGGGCTTCGGCGTCGCCGTGGCGAGGTACACCGGCAGCCGGGGCAAGTACGGCACGTCGGAGGCGAACGCCGAATTCATGGCCGAAGTGCGCCGGATCTTCCAGACGGCAGGGATCGCGTGGCAAAGCGGCGAATTGGGCAAGGTGGACCAGGGCGGCGGCGGCACGATCGCCCAGTTTCTCGCCATCTACGGGATGGAAGTGCTCGATTGCGGCGTGCCCTTGTTGAGCATGCATGCGCCCTTTGAAGTGGCCCACAAGGC encodes the following:
- a CDS encoding aminopeptidase, with the protein product MENNENHKATNPLTWQTEPVWDRLSADERQQMMAFAEGYRRYLSTVKTERESVEYVEQRARAQGFAPFAEKAAQGIQAGDKVYFVNRNKAILLVQVGARPLAEGISLVGAHLDTPRIDLKPNPLYQDEKMALFKTHYYGGIKKYQWLTIPLALHGVTILPDGTVRRINLGEAPEDPVFTITDLLPHLAKEQMEKKLSEAIEGEGLNILVGGLPAGQGTGGAAAEKEANRFKQAVLEILHRHLAMTEEDFLSSEWQAVPAGAARDIGFDRAFVGGYGQDDRVCCYTAAEALFDRAGGGRTAAVLLVDKEETGSDSNTGMRSRFFENALSELIYAATPGGDRMPPELTLRRCLFNTKALSADVLAAMDPNYGGVLDERNAARMGFGVAVARYTGSRGKYGTSEANAEFMAEVRRIFQTAGIAWQSGELGKVDQGGGGTIAQFLAIYGMEVLDCGVPLLSMHAPFEVAHKADVYMAYRAYKAFLEGDG